Genomic DNA from Pseudobacteriovorax antillogorgiicola:
GCAAGGATTTCGCTAATCTCTTCTTGATTATGACCTTGCATATAAAATAGTACGACAATGGTGCGTTCAGCAAAGGCCAGGGAGTTTAAGGCGTCTTCAAGCTCCAGGCTTGGTAGCTTGCTGTTCGATTGATAGAGCCGTTGGGATTCAAGCCACGAGCTGAGAAGCTTTTTCCAACTGAGGCGCTTACGGTTGAAGTCGTAGGCCGTGTTCACTGCAATCCGATAGATCCAAGTGTCCAAGCGGCTTTTGTGATCAAACTGATCGAGGCCAAAATAGACCTTGCTGAAAGTCTCTTGTACCGCATCATCCAGTTCGTCCCAAGGGAGCAAGCGACCTAGGATCGCGCGAACGCGATCCTGGTGGCTCCTATAGAGAGACTCAAAGTCCTGCGGTGTGTCTTGCACAGTGTCAAGCATGGGCTTAATCGTCGTCGTTGTCATGGTTGCGGTGGTGGCGGCCTTTTTTAGGACGTAGCTCATGAAACTTCTTTCGTTGCTCAGGAGTTAAAATTGCACGGATCGCCATCATGTTCTCGAATCGTTTCTCTGCCATCTTCGCCTTGAGACCTTGTAGGGTTTCATGGGCCTTACGAATTTCACTTTCAGCGGCATCGCTTCCTAATAGCTCTTCGAACGACCGCCGAGTTTCCTTGAGAGTTTTACGGGTTTCCTTATGCTCGTCCCGAGACGACTGGCGTATATCTTTAATCTTAGTCCGTTGCTCTTCGCTTAGATCAAGCTGGGACATCATCTCTTTCCAATGCTTATGGTGACCGCCCCGAGCCATCGATAGGCTGGGAGCTGCAACGAGAGCTGTCATCAGAATCCATTGGTACAGTTTCATAATCATACTCCTAAGTTTTGAAAGACAGTGGCTCCCCAATGGGTGCCGTTTTTCAGACATAGACTTAGACGGGGTGAGTTGGGAAAAGGTTCACCAAGGGTCCAAAAAAATCAGAAATAATTAGGAATAAAAATTAATAAATAAAATCAATTTGTTAATTCTCAAGCAGGGGTGTTTAATTGGGTGCTAATGATCATTAACCTCAAACAATTATTCATTGATTTTATTTATACGAGAAGTAGCGTTTTCAGAAATATTTCAACCATAGTCTAGTAGATGTAATTTGCCAGATTTTTGTAGCAGCTAAAGAAGTCATCGCAGAGGTGTGAATGTCTCTTCCATCTATTCAAAAAGGCGAATAACTATTTTTGTATGGAAGATTCATTTTGTGAATATAAGAGACGTGATCCAGAGTCAACCCTTCTGTATCAGGTTTTGCATCAGAATTTGGCGGATTTTTTTAGA
This window encodes:
- a CDS encoding Spy/CpxP family protein refolding chaperone gives rise to the protein MKLYQWILMTALVAAPSLSMARGGHHKHWKEMMSQLDLSEEQRTKIKDIRQSSRDEHKETRKTLKETRRSFEELLGSDAAESEIRKAHETLQGLKAKMAEKRFENMMAIRAILTPEQRKKFHELRPKKGRHHRNHDNDDD
- a CDS encoding RNA polymerase sigma factor, coding for MSYVLKKAATTATMTTTTIKPMLDTVQDTPQDFESLYRSHQDRVRAILGRLLPWDELDDAVQETFSKVYFGLDQFDHKSRLDTWIYRIAVNTAYDFNRKRLSWKKLLSSWLESQRLYQSNSKLPSLELEDALNSLAFAERTIVVLFYMQGHNQEEISEILAIPVGTVKSRLHKARQKLAKILKEEDDERS